One genomic region from Brachionichthys hirsutus isolate HB-005 chromosome 24, CSIRO-AGI_Bhir_v1, whole genome shotgun sequence encodes:
- the LOC137912028 gene encoding tubulin alpha-1A chain-like — translation MPSDKTIGGGDDSFNTFFSETGAGKHVPRAVFVDLEPTVIDEVRTGTYRQLFHPEQLITGKEDAANNYARGHYTIGKEIIDLVLDRIRKLADQCTGLQGFLIFHSFGGGTGSGFTSLLMERLSVDYGKKSKLEFAIYPAPQVSTAVVEPYNSILTTHTTLEHSDCAFMVDNEAIYDICRRNLDIERPTYTNLNRLIGQIVSSITASLRFDGALNVDLTEFQTNLVPYPRIHFPLATYAPVISAEKAYHEQLSVAEITNACFEPANQMVKCDPRHGKYMACCLLFRGDVVPKDVNSAIATIKTKRTIQFVDWCPTGFKVGINYQPPTVVPGGDLAKVQRAVCMLSNTTAIAEAWARLDHKFDLMYAKRAFVHWYVGEGMEEGEFSEAREDMAALEKDYEEVGTDSVGDEGEEEGEEY, via the exons ATGCCTAGTGACAAGACCATTGGAGGGGGGGACGACTCCTTCAACACCTTCTTCAGCGAGACCGGAGCTGGCAAACATGTTCCCAGAGCCGTGTTTGTTGACCTGGAGCCAACGGTCATCG ACGAGGTCCGTACAGGAACCTACCGCCAGCTCTTCCACCCTGAGCAACTGATCACCGGGAAGGAAGATGCTGCCAACAACTACGCCCGGGGTCACTACACCATCGGGAAGGAGATCATCGACCTTGTTCTCGACAGGATCCGTAAACTG GCCGACCAGTGCACAGGTCTCCAAGGCTTTCTCATTTTCCACTCTTTCGGCGGAGGAACAGGCTCTGGCTTTACGTCCCTACTGATGGAGCGTCTTTCTGTTGACTATGGGAAAAAGTCCAAGCTGGAGTTTGCCATCTATCCAGCTCCCCAGGTGTCCACGGCTGTGGTGGAGCCATACAACTCCATCCTGACCACCCACACCACCCTGGAACACTCCGACTGCGCCTTCATGGTGGACAACGAAGCCATCTACGACATCTGTCGCAGGAACCTGGACATTGAGCGTCCCACCTACACCAACCTCAACAGGCTGATTGGACAGATCGTCTCCTCCATCACAGCCTCCCTGCGATTTGACGGCGCCTTGAATGTGGACCTGACAGAGTTCCAGACCAATCTGGTGCCCTACCCTCGAATCCACTTCCCCTTGGCCACCTACGCCCCGGTAATCTCCGCAGAGAAGGCCTACCATGAGCAACTGTCGGTAGCAGAGATCACCAATGCCTGTTTTGAGCCAGCCAATCAAATGGTGAAATGCGACCCCCGCCATGGCAAGTACATGGCGTGCTGTCTGTTATTCCGCGGCGACGTGGTGCCCAAAGACGTCAACTCGGCCATTGCCACCATTAAAACGAAGCGCACCATTCAGTTTGTGGACTGGTGTCCCACTGGTTTCAAGGTGGGCATCAACTACCAGCCCCCCACCGTGGTTCCTGGAGGAGACCTGGCCAAGGTGCAGAGAGCCGTGTGCATGCTGAGCAACACCACCGCCATCGCCGAGGCCTGGGCTCGACTCGACCACAAGTTCGACCTGATGTACGCCAAGCGAGCCTTCGTCCACTGGTACGTCGGCGAGGGcatggaggagggagagttTTCGGAGGCCAGAGAGGACATGGCTGCCCTCGAGAAGGATTACGAAGAGGTGGGAACCGACAGCGTCGGAGacgaaggggaggaagagggggaagaaTACTAA
- the LOC137912140 gene encoding protein-tyrosine kinase 2-beta-like — protein sequence MSGDTSTLSWRSMSPTSQSDSPDESPKARLSRDSVFPVKIIKVCFLSNSSNLGKNFKLVRCEESWTVEAILDLVLSSGCVGPDIKHTLCYGLLLKHLKSSAVHWLHPHLPVSELTQRYEQQHLEAEWRYDLRIRYIPSDFLEKFKDDRTTMLYFYLQVRSDYMQQYASKVSDGMALQLGCLEIRRFYKDMNPNGLEKKHNFDLLEKDVGLDLFFPRELINRMKPKQLRRLIQQTFQGYAALKQDQCVNRFFATLAQCYNFMQESFTCQLVHGWNLSIDLVIGSDGISQRTENATTICLATPFQVCSISCFADSDGHALLTVQIDGAKQPLAVKTSSLAVAENMANLIDGYCRLNGSSESLLISHSSKGRETRPKLPEIPEHAGSSGRDKGLGSDIYAEIPESRANSEDKYRISRDDVVLGQVLGEGFFGEVYTGFHKTQTGERLSVAVKTCKACSADVKEKFLSEAGLMKNLNHPHIVSLIGVIDSEPVWIVMELYEHGELGNYLVEQQHLLTTATLIVYCLQICKALSYLEGLNMVHRDIAVRNVLVATPECVKLGDFGLSRYVDEQEYYKATVSRLPIKWMAPESINFRRFTAASDVWMFGVCVWEIFSVARQPFFWLENGQVINQLESGARLPKPDRCPPTIYSLLSCCWAYEPKSRPTFGRLVYSLSEVHREALEQQVDVWQDKLGPFSSASESLTDPPPKPSRLQDNPRPSAVHTQITDRDSSQMWDKEKAQVEDTLQRQRKQMLVDELWLEQEERHLDPVARLDSQITSHEKTHQNAFVSPSEPPDKPPMPSAVTQPRPTAELDRTCDQVYIAVMAIVKQVIQLKNEVDTLPVSEYPSAVKVVGISLRNLIQSVDEITPALHSSALTTEIEGTKKLLNKDLAELINKMRLAQQNAVTSLKEECRRQMLAAAHSLVLDSKNLLDAVDQARAGSSLASRGAED from the exons ATGTCAGGAGACACCAGCACCTTGTCCTGGAGGAGCATGTCTCCGACTAGCCAGTCCGATTCTCCAGATGAGTCTCCCAAGGCTCGTCTCAGCAGAGACAGCGTCTTCCCAGTAAAGATCATCAAAGTATGTTTCCTTAGCAACAGCTCCAATCTGGGAAAGAACTTCAAACTGGTCCGCTGTGAAGAGAGTTGGACGGTGGAG GCCATCTTGGATCTGGTTCTGTCCAGTGGCTGCGTCGGTCCagatataaaacacacactttgctACGGCCTTCTCCTCAAGCACCTCAAGTCGTCGGCGGTTCACTGGCTCCACCCACACCTGCCTGTGTCTGAGCTAACCCAGCGTTACGAGCAGCAGCATCTAGAAGCTGAATGGAG ATATGATCTGAGAATCAGATACATCCCATCGGACTTCTTGGAGAAATTCAAAGATGACAGAACAACTATGCTCTACTTTTACCTTCAG GTCCGAAGTGACTACATGCAGCAGTACGCCTCAAAAGTCAGTGATGGGATGGCGCTGCAGCTCGGCTGTCTGGAAATAAG GAGATTTTACAAAGATATGAATCCAAATGGACTGGAGAAAAAGCACAATTTCGACCTATTAGA GAAGGATGTGGGCTTGGACCTGTTCTTCCCCAGAGAGCTGATAAACCGCATGAAG CCGAAGCAGTTGCGTCGGCTGATCCAGCAGACGTTCCAGGGCTACGCCGCCCTGAAGCAGGACCAGTGCGTGAACCGTTTCTTCGCCACCCTGGCTCAGTGCTACAACTTCATGCAAGAGAGCTTTACGTGCCAGCTGGTG CACGGCTGGAATCTATCGATCGACCTGGTCATCGGCTCCGACGGCATTAGTCAGCGGACTGAAAACGCCACC ACCATCTGTTTAGCTACTCCTTTCCAGGTGTGCAGCATCTCCTGCTTTGCAGACAGCGACGGTCACGCTCTCCTCACTGTGCAGATAGATGGAGCCAAACAG CCGCTCGCTGTGAAAACCTCGTCTCTGGCTGTGGCGGAAAACATGGCCAACCTGATCGATGGCTACTGCCGGCTGAACGGCAGCTCTGAGAGTTTGCTCATTAGCCATTCAAGCAAAG GGCGGGAAACGAGACCGAAACTCCCCGAAATCCCTGAACA CGCTGGTTCCAGTGGTCGTGATAAAGGTTTGG GGTCAGACATTTATGCGGAGATTCCAGAGAGCAGAGCAAACTCTGAag ATAAGTACAGAATCTCCAGGGACGACGTTGTTCTCGGTCAGGTTCTGGGCGAAGGGTTCTTTGGAGAGGTTTACACCGGATTCCACAAAACCCAA accGGAGAGCGACTCTCTGTGGCCGTCAAGACCTGTAAGGCCTGCTCAGCTGATGTCAAGGAGAAGTTTCTTAGTGAAGCCG GCTTGATGAAAAATCTGAATCACCCTCACATCGTCAGTCTGATTGGAGTCATTGATTCTGAGCCGGTCTGGATAGTGATGGAGCTCTACGAGCACGgagag ctgGGGAATTAtctggtggagcagcagcaccttCTGACGACTGCGACATTAATCGTCTACTGTCTTCAAATCTGCAAAGCCTTGTCTTACCTGGAGGGACTCAACATGGTGCACAG AGATATAGCAGTAAGGAATGTGTTGGTGGCGACTCCTGAGTGTGTCAAGCTTGGTGACTTTGGCCTATCGCGTTACGTTGACGAGCAAGAATATTATAAAG CCACAGTCAGTCGATTGCCGATCAAATGGATGGCACCGGAGTCCATCAACTTCAGACGCTTCACGGCAGCAAGCGATGTCTGGATGTTTG gcgtgtgcgtgtgggagATCTTCTCCGTGGCCCGGCAACCCTTCTTCTGGCTGGAGAATGGACAGGTCATCAACCAGCTGGAGTCGGGGGCTCGACTCCCCAAGCCAGATCGCTGCCCACCCACCATCTACTCATTGCTCTCTTGCTGCTGGGCCTACGAGCCAAAGAGTCGTCCCACCTTCGGCCGACTCGTCTACTCCTTGAG CGAGGTCCACCGTGAGGCGCTGGAGCAGCAGGTGGATGTTTGGCAGGACAAATTAGGTCCCTTCTCATCTGCATCTGAAAGCCTCACAGACCCTCCCCCCAAG ccATCCAGACTACAAGACAACCCCCGTCCTTCCGCCgtgcacacacag atAACAGACAGAGATAGCAGTCAAATGtgggacaaagaaaaagcacaagTGGAGGACACGTTACAGAGACAAAGGAAGCAGATGCTGGTGGATGAACTGTGGctcgagcaggaggagagacacctg GATCCCGTCGCACGACTGGATTCACAAATCACG TCGCATGAAAAAACTCACCAAAACG CCTTTGTGTCTCCGTCAGAGCCGCCAGATAAGCCGCCGATGCCTTCCGCTGTCACGCAG CCTCGGCCAACTGCTGAGCTCGACCGCACGTGCGATCAGGTCTACATCGCTGTCATGGCAATCGTGAAGCAGGTGATCCAGCTGAAGAATGAGGTCGACACGCTGCCTGTGTCCGAGTATCCATCCGCAGTAAAA GTGGTGGGAATCTCGCTCCGGAATCTGATCCAAAGCGTCGATGAGATTACACCAGCCCTGCACAGCAGCGCTCTCACGACAGAG ATCGAGGGCACCAAGAAACTGCTGAACAAGGATTTAGCCGAGCTGATCAACAAGATGCGACTGGCCCAGCAGAATGCCGTAACGTCCCTGAAGGAGGAATGTCGCCGGCAGATGCTGGCTGCCGCTCACAGCCTGGTGCTCGACTCCAAGAACCTGCTGGATGCCGTGGATCAGGCTCGAGCCGGTTCCAGCCTCGCCTCAAGGGGCGCGGAAGATTGA
- the LOC137911961 gene encoding nucleoside hydrolase-like isoform X2, which translates to MKKKIIIDVDTGVDDAQAIMVALAAPDVEILAITCCFGNTPLENALKNTLRVLQACNRLDIPVYRGCKRPLLVSKRHAGDYHGKDGLGDVPDPDAPGLELLQRKKAVPAIIKIVKQNPGEVSLVATAPLTNLAVAVQLDPSFPEKLKALYIMGGNTDSRGNTTVCGEFNFVADPEAAFVVLDRYTCPTYIAPWEFSCRNSLPWSFCERWLSQNTEKAAFMKKITSLSFKKAQSAEYQKEITEGKGFNSCDTYAMAAAIDDDFITECDEVAVTVELQGTYTRGMMVLDYMELLKKKHKAFVMKNVDVEKLKQMFMNSMK; encoded by the exons atgaagaagaagatcatCATCGATGTGGACACGGGCGTGGACGATGCGCAGGCCATCATGGTGGCCCTCGCAGCCCCCGATGTGGAGATTCTGGCGATCACCTGCTGCTTTGGCAACACACCTTTGGAGAACGCCCTGAAGAACACGCTGCGTGTCCTGCAAGCGTGCAACAGGCTGGAT ATTCCCGTGTACCGTGGCTGTAAAAGGCCACTGCTGGTTAGTAAACGCCACGCTGGAGATTACCACGGGAAGGATGGACTGGGCGATGTCCCAGATCCAGATGCTCCAGGGCTGGAGTTGCTGCAGAGGAAAAAAGCTGTGCCGGCCATAATCAAGATTGTCAAGCAGAACCCCGGAGAG GTGAGTCTCGTGGCCACAGCCCCTCTGACTAACTTGGCTGTTGCAGTGCAACTGGATCCTTCCTTCCCCGAGAAGTTGAAGGCGCTCTACATCATGGGCGGCAACACCGACT CCAGGGGGAACACCACAGTGTGCGGAGAGTTCAACTTTGTGGCTGACCCCGAGGCTGCCTTTGTTGTGTTGGACCGCTACACCTGCCCGACCTACATCGCCCCCTGGGAGttcagctgcaggaacagcctGCCGTGG TCTTTCTGTGAGCGTTGGCTGTCCCAAAACACGGAGAAAGCTGCCTTCATGAAAAAGATTACAAGCCTCTCTTTCAAG AAAGCTCAATCAGCTGAGTATCAAAAGGAGATAACAGAGGGGAAAGGGTTCAATTCCTGCGACACCTATGCCATGGCTGCTGCCATCGATGATGACTTCATAACTGAGTGTGACGAG GTGGCGGTAACCGTGGAGCTGCAAGGGACCTACACGCGTGGCATGATGGTGCTGGACTACATGGAGCTCCTCAAGAAGAAGCACAAGGCTTTCGTCATGAAGAACGTCGACGTGGAGAAGTTGAAGCAAATGTTCATGAATTCAATGAAGTAG
- the LOC137911961 gene encoding nucleoside hydrolase-like isoform X1, giving the protein MKKKIIIDVDTGVDDAQAIMVALAAPDVEILAITCCFGNTPLENALKNTLRVLQACNRLDIPVYRGCKRPLLVSKRHAGDYHGKDGLGDVPDPDAPGLELLQRKKAVPAIIKIVKQNPGEVSLVATAPLTNLAVAVQLDPSFPEKLKALYIMGGNTDCKGNTTVCGEFNFVADPEAAFVVLDRYTCPTYIAPWEFSCRNSLPWSFCERWLSQNTEKAAFMKKITSLSFKKAQSAEYQKEITEGKGFNSCDTYAMAAAIDDDFITECDEVAVTVELQGTYTRGMMVLDYMELLKKKHKAFVMKNVDVEKLKQMFMNSMK; this is encoded by the exons atgaagaagaagatcatCATCGATGTGGACACGGGCGTGGACGATGCGCAGGCCATCATGGTGGCCCTCGCAGCCCCCGATGTGGAGATTCTGGCGATCACCTGCTGCTTTGGCAACACACCTTTGGAGAACGCCCTGAAGAACACGCTGCGTGTCCTGCAAGCGTGCAACAGGCTGGAT ATTCCCGTGTACCGTGGCTGTAAAAGGCCACTGCTGGTTAGTAAACGCCACGCTGGAGATTACCACGGGAAGGATGGACTGGGCGATGTCCCAGATCCAGATGCTCCAGGGCTGGAGTTGCTGCAGAGGAAAAAAGCTGTGCCGGCCATAATCAAGATTGTCAAGCAGAACCCCGGAGAG GTGAGTCTCGTGGCCACAGCCCCTCTGACTAACTTGGCTGTTGCAGTGCAACTGGATCCTTCCTTCCCCGAGAAGTTGAAGGCGCTCTACATCATGGGCGGCAACACCGACTGCAA GGGGAACACCACAGTGTGCGGAGAGTTCAACTTTGTGGCTGACCCCGAGGCTGCCTTTGTTGTGTTGGACCGCTACACCTGCCCGACCTACATCGCCCCCTGGGAGttcagctgcaggaacagcctGCCGTGG TCTTTCTGTGAGCGTTGGCTGTCCCAAAACACGGAGAAAGCTGCCTTCATGAAAAAGATTACAAGCCTCTCTTTCAAG AAAGCTCAATCAGCTGAGTATCAAAAGGAGATAACAGAGGGGAAAGGGTTCAATTCCTGCGACACCTATGCCATGGCTGCTGCCATCGATGATGACTTCATAACTGAGTGTGACGAG GTGGCGGTAACCGTGGAGCTGCAAGGGACCTACACGCGTGGCATGATGGTGCTGGACTACATGGAGCTCCTCAAGAAGAAGCACAAGGCTTTCGTCATGAAGAACGTCGACGTGGAGAAGTTGAAGCAAATGTTCATGAATTCAATGAAGTAG